In the genome of Bombus affinis isolate iyBomAffi1 chromosome 7, iyBomAffi1.2, whole genome shotgun sequence, one region contains:
- the LOC126918368 gene encoding coatomer subunit delta gives MVLIAAAVCTKAGKTIISRQFVEMTKARIEGLLAAFPKLMSSGKQHTFVETESVRYVYQPLEKVYMLLITTKASNILEDLETLRLFARVIPEYCNSMDELEIAENAFNLIFAFDEIVALGYRESVNLAQIRTFVEMDSHEEKVYQAVRMTQEREARNKMREKAKELQRQRMEAVKKSGVKSPGFGNSYGSSGNFTSSLSARDTTNFVPEPVRPSYTPTQKPVNTGPGAMKLGGKSRDVDSFVDQLKEEGENVVTTPLPTTGAKSTSLTPQIINTEPVHLRQEERLNVRIGRDGGLQHFELHGLVTLHISDEKWGRIRVQLENRDSRGIQLQTHPNVDKELFRTRGQIGLKIPTKPFPLNTDVGVLKWRLQAQDETALPISINCWPSENGEGGCDVNIEYELEQVNLELNDVQINIPLPMGCNPIVHECDGQYTHEARRNMLVWSLPVVDATTKSGSMEFSTPSSTPADFFPLLISFSSKTSYVNIKVTEVLLVEDESPVKYSVETVFFTDNYEVV, from the exons ATG gTACTTATTGCTGCAGCAGTCTGCACAAAAGCAGGCAAAA CTATTATCTCTCGCCAATTTGTTGAAATGACAAAGGCCAGAATAGAAGGTTTGCTTGCTGCATTTCCAAAGTTAATGAGTTCTGGTAAACAACATACATTTGTAGAAACAGAATCTGTGAGATATGTTTATCAACCTTTGGAAAAAGTATATATGTTATTAATTACAACAAAAGCTAGTAATATATTAGAAGATTTAGAAACATTGAGGCTTTTTGCAAGAGTT ATTCCTGAGTATTGCAATTCAATGGATGAGCTTGAAATAGCTGAAAATGCATTCAATTTGATATTTGCATTTGATGAAATAGTTGCATTAGGATACAGAGAAAGTGTTAATTTAGCACAGATTAGAACATTTGTAGAAATGGATTCACACGAAGAAAAAGTTTATCAAGCTGTAAGAATGACTCAGGAAAGAGAGGCTAGAAATAAAATGCGTGAAAAAGCAAAGGAATTGCAAAGACAAAGAATGGAAGCAGTTAAAAAAAGTGGTGTTAAAAGTCCTGGATTTGGTAATTCTTATGGAAGCAGCGGTAACTTTACATCATCACTTAGTGCGAGAGATACTACCAATTTCGTACCAGAACCAGTTAGACCTTCATATACACCAACACA aaaacCTGTTAATACTGGACCAGGAGCAATGAAATTAGGAGGGAAATCTCGTGATGTTGATTCTTTTGTAGATCAGTTAAAAGAAGAAGGAGAGAATGTTGTAACAACGCCTTTACCTACAACAGGAGCAAAATCAACATCACTTACACCACAGATAATAAATACTGAACC AGTTCACCTGCGGCAAGAAGAACGTCTTAATGTAAGAATTGGTCGAGACGGTGGCTTACAACACTTTGAATTGCATGGTTTAGTTACGTTACATATTTCGGATGAGAAATGGGGTCGAATTCGCGTACAATTAGAAAACAGAGATTCAAGAGGAATTCAATTACAAACACATCCAAATGTAGATAAAGAATTATTCAGGACACGTGGTCAAATAGGTTTAAAAATTCCTACAAAACCGTTTCCATTGAATACTGATGTTGGAGTATTAAAATGGCGATTGCAAGCTCAAGATGAAACTGCACTACCTATTTCAA TTAATTGTTGGCCATCTGAAAACGGGGAAGGTGGATGTGACGTGAACATAGAATATGAATTAGAACAAGTTAATCTCGAATTAAATGATGTTCAGATAAACATTCCATTACCTATGGGATGCAATCCCATAGTACACGAATGTGATGGTCAATATACACACGAAGCACGAAGAAATATGCTTGTATGGTCTTTACCAGTGGTTGATGCAACGACAAAATCAGGTTCAATGGAATTCTCAACACCGTCGTCTACTCCTGCAGATTTCTTCCCCCTTCTTATCTCATTCTCATCCAAGACATCATATGTCAATATAAAA GTAACCGAAGTTTTACTTGTAGAAGATGAAAGTCCAGTTAAATATTCAGTGGAAACAGTTTTCTTTACTGATAACTACGAAGTGGTATAA
- the LOC126918392 gene encoding DNA-binding protein RFXANK has translation MENQIHSELIVKEEEEEDDEEEKEQKCNTPTNETKSIVRDGESTIGIRPRPLICKPENVNIGCKSEPIETKWHWAPGAWQDATRTSAFQPYKPPTLLTNLQRGNTQTEISQLYGGSDITFHTLAGQGELTPEHIHPSTVDTPDEKGLTGLMWAARYGQLGSARQLLKAGANKNYRGLNGETPLHLAAAYGHHDLVKLLLNHGADSNASDEEGNTPLIYGANGDHPHVCYELLSRGADITRRNMYNISAYHAAVLNNSLTAKAVIENYLIQQVVNISPNILQ, from the exons ATGGAAAATCAAATTCACTCTGAACTAAttgtaaaagaagaagaagaagaagatgatgaagaagaaaaagaacaaaaatgtAATACTCCTACTAATGAAACTAAAAGTATTGTGCGTGATGGAGAATCAACAATTGGCATCAGACCAAGACCATTAATTTGTAAGCCAGAAAATGTAAATATTGGGTGTAAGTCTGAACCTATAGAAACTAAATGGCATTGGGCTCCAGGAGCATGGCAAGATGCTACAAGAACCAGTGCCTTCcaaccatataag CCTCCTACGTTACTTACTAATTTACAAAGAGGTAATACACAAACAGAAATATCTCAACTTTATGGTGGTAGCGATATTACATTCCATACATTAGCTGGCCAAGGTGAACTTACACCTGAACACATACATCCAA GTACTGTTGATACACCTGATGAAAAGGGTTTAACTGGTCTTATGTGGGCTGCGAGATATGGACAATTAGGCAGTGCAAGACAATTACTTAAAGCTGGTGCGAACAAAAACTACCGTGGTCTCAATGGAGAGACTCCTTTGCATTTAGCAGCTGCTTATGGACATCATGATCTTGTAAAATTGTTGTTAAACCATGGTGCAGATTCCAATGCAAGCGATGAG GAAGGAAATACACCTTTGATATATGGAGCAAATGGAGATCATCCACATGTATGCTACGAATTATTATCTAGAGGCGCGGATATAACGCGtcgtaatatgtataatataagtgCTTATCATGCGGCGGTATTAAATAATTCACTAACTG ctAAAGCagtaattgaaaattatttgataCAACAAGTGGTAAACATATCACCAAATATATTGCAATAA
- the LOC126918363 gene encoding probable arginine--tRNA ligase, mitochondrial, protein MSNFIRTAIFKKIIKQLQNIDNACQYKIMSNLHIIFNKEIDTYTFVLPLKSKDYNLTNKVKDITDNDLKGDFDNITVQDNAIHFNVLRDKYIKQILESNLSGVRPPLVDINKNIIVEFSSPNIAKPFHIGHLRSTIIGNCIANLNSFFQNQVTKINYLGDWGTQFGYVYIGMKMANIDNIEMQTDPIKTLYTAYVNANKLAKDDPSINESAKEIFRQLELEDNEVYKNWESIKQFTVLELERTYKRIGVTFDRYDWESMYTAKKINKIIDKMGEMQLLKLDNENRKVMPLSEEKSIPIIKSDGTSLYISRDIAAAIDRFERNKFDAMYYIVENGQTDHFTNLIQILNKMNLPWVDRLKHVKFGRVHGMSTRQGTVVFLEDILNKAKETMKQKQLDAKTTKIPLDKIDETSDILGVSGVIIQDLKQSRMNSYKFDWNLMLDMKGDSGIKLQYAHCRLCSLEELSSATLVTECDSSLLKEAEVDQLILLISQFDEVVLKSYEELEPCVLTIYLFHLCKAINIAWRKLSVKHQSNDLGNQRLLLFHIARITLAQGMKLLGLTPLEKM, encoded by the exons ATGAGCAACTTCATAAGGACTGCAATATTTAAAAAG ATTATAAAACAACTACAAAATATAGACAATGCATGTCAATATAAGATTATGTCTAATTTGCATATCATATTTAATAAGGAGATTGATACTTATACCTTTGTACTTCCTTTAAAATCAAAAGATTATAATTTAACAAATAAAGTGAAAGATATTACAGATAATGATTTAAAGGGTGATTTTGATAATATTACAGTCCAAGATAATGCTATACACTTCAATGTGCTAAGAGATAAGTATATAAAGCAAATTTTAGAAAGCAATCTTTCTGGTGTTAGACCACCACTTGTGgatattaataaaaacattATAGTAGAATTTAGTTCACCGAACATTGCCAAACCCTTTCACATAGGACATCTACGTTCTACAATTATAGGAAACTGCATTGCTAATTTAAATAGTTTCTTCCAAAATCAAGTTACAAAGATAAATTATTTAGGTGATTGGGGTACACAGTTTGGTTATGTTTATATAGGTATGAAAATGGCAAACATTGATAATATAGAGATGCAAACAGATCCCATTAAAACATTGTACACAGCTTATGTTAATGCTAATAAATTAGCTAAAGATGATCCAAGTATAAATGAGAGTGCTAAGGAAATATTTAGACAATTAGAATTAGAAGATAATGAAGTTTATAAAAATTGGGAATCAATCAAACAGTTTACTGTCTTAGAATTGGAAAGAACATACAAAAGAATAGGTGTAACATTTGATCGATATGATTGGGAATCTATGTATACagctaaaaaaataaataagataatTGATAAGATGGGAGAAATGCAGCTGTTAAAATTAGATAATGAAAATAGGAAAGTAATGcctttgagcgaagaaaaaAGTATTCCTATTATAAAAAGTGATGGTACAAGTTTATATATAAGTAGAGATATTGCTGCTGCTATTGATAGAtttgaaagaaacaaatttGATGCTATGTATTATATCGTAGAAAATGGTCAAACTGACCATTTTACTAATTTAatccaaattttaaataaaatgaatttaCCTTGGGTAGATAGATTAAAACATGTTAAGTTTGGAAGAGTACATGGTATGAGCACAAGACAAGGTACAGTGGTATTTTTAGAAGATATTTTGAACAAAGCAAAAGAAACTATGAAACAAAAACAATTGGATGCAAAGA CAACTAAAATTCCATTGGATAAAATAGATGAGACTTCTGATATTTTGGGTGTTTCTGGTGTAATTATTCAAGATTTAAAACAAAGTAGAATGAACAGTTATAAGTTTGATTGGAATTTAATGCTCGAT aTGAAAGGTGATTCTGGAATAAAATTGCAATATGCTCATTGCCGTTTATGCAGTTTGGAAGAGTTATCTAGTGCTACATTAGTAACAGAGTGTGATTCAAGTCTTTTAAAAGAAGCAGAAGTTGATCAATTAATTTTACTAATTAGTCAATTTGATGAAGTTGTACTTAAATCTTATGAAGAATTAGAACCATGTGTATTAACAATTTATCTTTTCCATTTATG TAAAGCTATCAATATAGCTTGGCGCAAATTGAGTGTAAAACACCAATCAAATGACTTAGGAAACcaaagattattattatttcatatagcAAGAATTACTCTTGCCCAAGGTATGAAATTACTCGGCTTAACACCTCTTGAAAAAATgtaa
- the LOC126918343 gene encoding transient receptor potential channel pyrexia-like isoform X1, which yields MDDKQMYENSSDIPKINVQRATIKVSEERLRRYSLTSLKDCRLSVDEKDYWRTVEVDAGAYENVEKTSQSKMKPLANHKKRTRHYSLTRLRNRRSCLNFDDDKNILTKTSVNETAKDKTTQTLRLPLPGEGKTIHCSLSNLNDPSNDLLSTRLASFRSVRNRQSSSSEKIVIDDIPLIETTNDHVEIDAGTPPPVDESLFYDNLDVFKQAQINSNDLRSIMWSIFTTAEMKILLELEKCNTLPAMPPGERMRNIAYMWSCYRGLVHLLPKLEQSGARHDYVEPCTGMNAILAASLSGNVACIEHLIKRGVDINYRNPINHYTPLHFSVLGNSPDVARILLDNGAKPSTYLYQETVEPVLHCAIRAGAVKIVKLLLEQGASVVEKNHMGETPLHVACFIQSIKCVELLLDSPGTNINAVDRAHRTPLHFAVMTTYSSAKLVELLLKHGALVNAADKTGFTPLHVAALNEQSHCVDVLIWAGADVSATTSAGLSALNIILRKIPESLQVFRQRLDASITLRRPVPHNREFEMRLHFDLLFPSGNQCETSFINTFVQERRKDLLSHPLVMAFLHLKWEKIRKFYLLRILVYAMTVICMTTYVLTALAYKCYNYDEANSSKICSSKRISGFLFRRPVIEIQWYLLLIFTCISIPRKIFGFMVYTSAKQYFSNIDNVLDGIVIISVFVTSFVYTGRTYDWQNYVGAFAILCAWTNLMLMVGQLPAFGTYVAMFTHIQFEFAKLLLAYSGLLIGFTISFCVIFVGEPSFGNPFTGLIKVLAMMAGELDFEGLITQIDEGLEGSSEGPFVIYHPLSVCSQILFTLFIVFVTVILMNLLVGIAVHDIQGLRNHAGLTKLVRQTKLILFTEMVLHNSSIPYAFRKWMSDHKINVENRKRVLVVKPLNPLEKRLPKDILKAAYEIAQKNIPFMNDDNINLSDHVMRMRQQSEDCFDSNLQLVIENLANKLQSYEDTIMLLKEQLLDTNKMLESVVKNLTKEKNN from the coding sequence ATGGACGATAAACAGATGTACGAGAACTCCAGCGACATACCGAAGATTAACGTGCAGCGTGCAACGATTAAGGTTAGCGAGGAAAGACTGCGGCGATACTCGTTAACCAGTTTAAAAGATTGTCGTCTCTCGGTTGACGAAAAAGATTACTGGAGAACGGTAGAAGTAGACGCTGGAGCATACGAAAATGTTGAAAAAACGAGTCAGTCAAAAATGAAGCCGCTGGCTAATCACAAAAAAAGGACCAGGCATTATTCTTTGACCAGATTAAGAAATCGCCGTTCTTGTCTCAATTTCGATGATGACAAAAACATCTTGACAAAGACAAGTGTTAACGAGACTGCTAAAGACAAAACGACACAAACTTTGAGGCTACCATTACCTGGTGAAGGAAAAACGATACATTGTTCTTTGTCGAATTTGAACGATCCATCAAACGATCTCCTATCCACTAGATTGGCTTCCTTTAGATCCGTCAGAAATCGACAGTCGAGTAGCTCGGAGAAAATCGTGATCGATGACATCCCTTTGATCGAAACCACGAACGATCACGTGGAAATTGATGCCGGTACACCTCCCCCAGTTGACGAATCTCTTTTTTACGATAATCTCGACGTATTTAAACAAGCGCAAATCAACAGTAACGATCTTAGATCGATCATGTGGTCGATCTTTACGACTGCAGAAATGAAGATACTACTCGAGCTAGAAAAATGCAATACTTTGCCGGCGATGCCGCCGGGAGAACGAATGAGGAATATAGCGTACATGTGGTCTTGTTACCGTGGTTTAGTGCATCTGCTACCGAAATTGGAACAATCAGGCGCGAGACACGATTACGTGGAGCCTTGTACGGGCATGAACGCCATCCTAGCTGCTTCGTTAAGCGGTAACGTAGCTTGCATCGAGCATTTGATAAAGAGGGGCGTTGATATCAATTACAGGAATCCAATCAATCATTATACGCCTCTTCACTTCTCTGTCCTCGGAAATTCGCCGGATGTAGCACGAATACTTCTTGATAACGGCGCAAAACCGAGCACGTATCTTTATCAGGAGACGGTCGAACCAGTTTTACATTGCGCTATCAGAGCAGGAGCTGTAAAAATAGTGAAGTTATTGTTGGAGCAAGGAGCAAGCGTTGTCGAAAAGAATCACATGGGCGAGACGCCGCTTCATGTAGCTTGTTTCATTCAGTCGATAAAATGCGTTGAATTACTTCTAGATTCGCCTGGTACCAACATCAATGCGGTGGACCGAGCTCATAGAACTCCTCTACATTTCGCTGTGATGACTACTTATTCTTCTGCAAAGCTCGTAGAACTTCTACTAAAACACGGTGCCCTAGTGAATGCCGCAGACAAAACTGGCTTCACTCCTCTTCATGTGGCGGCCCTGAACGAACAATCTCACTGTGTCGATGTACTGATTTGGGCCGGTGCAGATGTTAGTGCGACCACCAGTGCCGGACTTTCCGCCTTGAACATTATACTTAGGAAGATACCAGAATCTCTTCAGGTGTTCCGACAGAGATTAGATGCCTCGATAACACTCAGAAGACCCGTTCCTCATAACAGGGAGTTCGAAATGAGGCTGCACTTCGATCTACTCTTCCCCAGTGGCAATCAATGCGAGACCAGCTTCATAAACACGTTTGTCCAGGAACGTCGTAAAGATTTACTGTCGCACCCGTTGGTAATGGCTTTCTTACATCTAAAATGGGAAAAgataagaaaattttatttactcAGGATCCTAGTTTACGCCATGACCGTGATCTGTATGACGACTTACGTGCTCACGGCGCTAGCTTACAAATGTTACAACTACGACGAGGCAAATAGCTCTAAGATTTGCAGCAGCAAACGTATTTCTGGATTTCTGTTCAGACGACCAGTGATTGAGATCCAATGGTATCTTTTATTAATCTTCACTTGCATCTCTATTCCTAGGAAGATATTCGGTTTCATGGTGTACACATCCGCGAAACAGTACTTTTCCAATATTGACAACGTGCTAGATGGCATCGTTATAATTAGCGTTTTTGTTACGTCATTCGTGTACACAGGACGTACATACGATTGGCAAAATTACGTCGGAGCATTCGCGATACTGTGCGCCTGGACAAACTTAATGTTGATGGTTGGCCAACTTCCAGCCTTTGGCACGTATGTAGCGATGTTTACCCACATACAATTCGAATTTGCCAAGCTGTTGCTCGCTTACTCTGGATTACTGATAGGGTTCACTATTAGCTTTTGCGTAATTTTCGTCGGTGAACCATCTTTTGGCAACCCTTTCACAGGACTCATTAAAGTGCTGGCGATGATGGCCGGAGAGTTGGACTTCGAGGGATTGATTACGCAAATCGATGAAGGTTTAGAAGGAAGCTCCGAGGGACCTTTCGTTATTTATCATCCATTGTCGGTATGCTCTCAGATCCTCTTCACGCTATTCATCGTGTTTGTCACAGTGATCTTAATGAACTTGTTGGTTGGAATCGCTGTTCACGATATTCAAGGATTAAGGAATCATGCTGGTCTCACAAAGCTTGTACGGCAGACAAAATTGATCCTGTTTACGGAGATGGTGTTACATAATAGTTCGATTCCATACGCTTTTCGAAAGTGGATGTCCGATCACAAGATTAACGTGGAAAACAGAAAAAGGGTTTTGGTAGTGAAACCGTTGAATCCTTTGGAGAAAAGGCTTCCGAAGGACATTCTAAAGGCTGCTTATGAAATCGCACAGAAAAATATACCGTTTATGAACGATGATAATATTAATCTGAGCGACCATGTAATGAGGATGAGACAGCAGAGCGAGGACTGCTTTGACTCAAATTTACAACTTGTTATCGAGAATCTGGCCAACAAACTACAGTCCTACGAGGACACGATCATGTTGCTGAAGGAGCAATTATTAGATACTAATAAAATGCTGGAGAGTGTTGTGAAAAATCTGACAAAGGAAAAGAATAATTGA